CGCCCGTCTGCAGCACCGCGCGCGCCGCCGAGGCGGCGTCGCCGCCGCCCTTCATCTCGACGTGGTCGAAGAACGGGCGGTTGGGAACGTGATAGGCGGGATTGATGTCGGCGCGGACCACGTCGCCGGGACGGAAGTCCACGATGCGATACGGCCCCGTGCCCACCGGTTTGAGGTTGGCCGGCGCCTCCTGGGCCTTGGCGCCCCGGAAGGGCTCGAATACGTGCTTGGGGATGATCATGCCCCGCACACCGCAGAACGAGTCCGACCAGAAGGGCTGAGGCTTCTTGAAGGTGATCTTGACGGTGTGACTGTCCACTTTGTCGATCTTGCTGATCTCGGTGTAGGACCCCGTGGTGACGGTCTTGTTGGCGGGATCGATCACGAACTCGTAGTTGAAGACCACGTCGTCGGCGGTGAAGGGCTTGCCGTCGTGCCACTGGACGCCCTTCTTGAGCCGCCACGTCACCGAGGTGAGGTCCTTCGCGAGCCCGCCGTTGGACACCGTGGGCAGCTCGGCGGCGAGCACCGGCACCACGTTGCCGTCCGGATCAAAGCCGGCGAGAGGCTCGTAGAAGATGCGGGAGGCGTCCTGATCCTTGGTGCCGGTGGCGAAGTGCGGATTGAGGAGCGTGGGCGCCTGCCACCACAGCATCTTGAGCGCGCCGCCCCCGCCGCGCTTGGTGGGCACGAAGCTCGTGCCCTGTGCATGCGCGCGGGGCACGCCTCCGGCGGCGAGCATCTGGACAGCCAGCGGCGCGGTGAGGCCGAGGCCGACCATGGTCTGCACGAAGGCGCGCCGGCTCAGCCGTCCGGCCTTGACGTCGGCGATCAATGCGCGAAGGGCATGCTCGTCCATGTGGGACCCCCTCCGGGTGGGTTACGCCCTTATACGGGCGCCCTCCGATGGTGTCAAGAATCCGCGCCCCCGCGGCGATGTCAGGGCGCGAGCCAGTCGGCGAGCCCGGCGAGCGTGGGGAAGGTCTGGAGCGCCCGCGCCGGGCTCGACGGCGCGCCGTGCGTGCGGTTGATCCAGGCCGCGGGAATGCCGAGGGCGGCGCAGGGCGTGATGTCGTGATAGTGGCTCTGCGCCGCGTGGACCCACCGGGCGCCGCCGATCACGGCGCGCGCGGCGACGAAATGGGGCGACGCCGGCTTGTAGGATCGAACCTGCTGCGCGGTGATCACGATCTCGAAGCTCGCGGCAAGAAACCGCGCGCTCCACACGAGGAGGTCGTCGTCCACGTTGGAGAGAATGCCGAGACGGTAGCCCGCGGCGGCGAGGCGGCGCAGCGCCGCGTTGGTGTCGGGGAACTGCGGCCACGCGGGCAGGCTCTCGGCGAGGAAGCCGGCGCGCTCGGCGGGGAGCGGCCAGGCGAGCCGAGCCGCGACCCGCCGCGCCGTCTCCGCGAGGATGTCCCGATAGAGGCGGTAGCCTTCTTTCTCCACCGCCGCCTCCACCTCCACGTAGAGGCCCACCGCCGCCGCGGTGTCCACGGGGTGGCCGATCTTCACCGCCTCCGCCGCGAAGGCCTGGCCGATGCCACCCTCCCAGTCGATGAGGGTGCCGTAGCAGTCGAAGGTGACGACGTCGTAGAGGCGTTCGACCATGGTGTCTCCTCGGTGCCGGGCTGCCGCGGCCCGCTCAGCCCTCCATGCGCCACTGGGCGATGTTCCAGAGGTTGGACTCCCAGGGCGAGATCTCGACCCCGCGCAGCCGCGCGGAGACCGCGGTCGCGTCGTTGCGCCAGAGCACCGGGATGACCACGACGTTCTGGACGACCAGATCGTTCATCTTGATGAAGAGGGCGGCGCGCTTCGCGGGATCCATCTCGCCCTCGGCGGCGCGCCACAGTCGGTCGTACTCGTCGCTCCGCCAGCGGCCCGAGTTGCTGAGCGACCACTTGTTCTCCTTGGACGCAATCTGCCACGACGTGAAGCGCTCCATGTAGAGCTGAGGGTCGGGCCGGCCCATGAGCTGCTGGTACATCTGCAGGTCCGCGTAGAAGTGCCGGACGGTGTCGGGATTCGCCGCGTCGGACGAGAAGTACGCGGAGGCCACCACCGACTTGAGCTCGACCTCGATGCCGGCCCGCGCGCAGGCCTGCTTGACGATGGCCTGTGTCTTCTGGCGCGGGGCGTTGGTGGAGGTCTGGAAGAGGAGGCGGAGCCGCCGCCCGTCCTTGACGCGCACCCCGTCTGTCCCCCGCTTCCACCCCGCCGCGTCGAGCGTGGCGCTCGCGCGCTCGACGCTGAACTCCCATCGGGTGTTCGGCGAGCGGAAGCGGAGGGGCGCCACGAGGAAGTTCGGCGTGGTCTCGCCCTGGCGGCCGTAGATCTCCTGCTGGATCGCGCCACGGTCCACCAGCATCGCGAGGGCGCCCCGCACGGCGGGGTCGGTGAGCAGGGGATGCGTGGTACGGGCGCTCGCCCGCTCGCCGTCCACCTCTTTCCACGGGTCCGAAAAATTCAGCTCAACGAACTCGGTGCTGCTGCTCGACGTGAAGAGTACCTTGCCCTTGGCATTGACCTCGAGACGACGGAGCAGCTCGTCCTCCACCTGCATGTTCCACGCGAAGTCGTACTCGCCGGTCTGGAGCACCGCGCGAGCGGCGGAGGCGGCGTCGCCGCCGCCCTTCATCTCCACGGTGTCGAACCAGGGCCGCCCCGTGGTGTGGTAGCCGGGGAAGCGCTCCGCGCGCACGGTGTCGCCGGGACGGAAGTCGACGGCACGGAACGGCCCCGTCCCCAGGGGCTTGAGATTGGCCGGCGCCTCGCGCGACGCGCCGCCGCGATGGCGTTCGAAGACGTGGCGCGGCAGGACCACGCCGGCGGCGCCGCAGAACGGGATGGCCCAGAAGGGCACGGGCCGCTTGAAGAGCACGCGGAACGTCTGGTCGTCGAGCTTCTCCACGCGCTCGAGGTCCCGGTAGGCGGAGATGGAGGTGGCGGCGGTCGCGGGATCGGCCGCGTATTCCCACGTGAACACGCAATCGTCGGCGGTGAGGGGCCGCCCGTCGTGCCACGTGACGCCCTTCTTCAGCCGCCAGCGCACCCAGGTGCCGTCGCGCGCCAGCCCGCCGTTGTCGCGGGTGGGCAGCTCGGCGGCGAGCTGCGGGACGAGGTTGCCCTCGGGGTCGAACGCGGCGAGCGGCTCGTAGAAGAGCCGGGCCGCCGCCGCGTCCTTCACGCCGGTGGCCAGATGCGGGTTCAGGATGGTCGGCGCCTGCCAGTACAGGAGGCGCAGGGGACCGCCGCGGCGCGCGGCCGCCGGCGGCGCCTGCGCGCGCGCCGGGCGGGGCGGCAGGAGCTGAGCGGCGAGGGGCGCGCTGATGCCGAGGCCGGCGAGGATCGCGAGAAAGCGCCGCCGCCCGAGCCGTCCCGAGGTCACGTCATGGGCGAGAGCGCGGAGCGCGGGCGCGTCCACGACGACGCCCTAGCGCGCCCGGGCGCCGAGCATGCTGACCGCCACGTCGATCGCCTCCATCATGCTCTCGGGATTGGCGATGCCTTTCCAGGCCCGGTCGAACGCGGTGCCGTGGTCCACCGACACGCGGAGGAAGGGAAGCCCCACCGTGACGTTGACGCCGGACAGTCCCGTCCACACGCCGGTCTTCTGGTCGAACGTGAAGCCCAGCGTCTTCACCGGCACGTGGCCCTGGTCGTGGTACATCGCGACCACGATGTCGAACTCGCCACCGCGGGCGCGCGAGAAGAGCGTGTCGGCGGGCAGGGGCCCGTGGACGTCCAGGCCCGCGCGCCGCGCGGACTCGATGGCGGGGCCGATCTCCCGCTGCTCCTCGTCGCCGAAGAGTCCCTCCTCGCCGGCATGGGGGTTCAACCCGCACACCGCAATGCGCGGGCGCGCGACGCCGAGGAAGTTCATGGTCTCCTGGGCGAGCGCGATGACGCGGCCCACGCGCTCGCGGGTGCAGAGCTCAGGGACGCGCCGCAGGGCCACGTGGGTCGTGACGTGGATGACGCGCAGCTCCTTGCCCATGAGGAGCATCGCGAAGTCCTTGGTGCCGGAAAGCTTGGCGAGGATTTCGGTGTGCCCCGTGTGCTGATGCCCGGCGGCGGCCAGCGCCTCCTTGTTGATGGGCGCGGTGACCATCCCGTCGATCGCGCGGCGCTGACAGAGCCCCACCGCCGTCTCGATGTAGGCGTACGCGGCACGGCCCGCTTCCGGGCTGACCGCGCCGCGCGGAAGGCTCGCCATGTCCACGTTCGCGAGGTCGAGGCATTCCACGGTGCCCGGCGCGTAGCGGCAGTCCTCCACCGCCTTCACGCGGTGGAGCGTGAGCGGGGCGTGGAGGAGCTCGATGGCCGCGGCGAGGGCGTCGCCCGCGCCCACCACCACCGCGCGGCAGGACGCCGCCACCTCGGGCACCGCGAGCGCCTTCACGGTGATCTCCGGGCCGAC
The window above is part of the Candidatus Methylomirabilota bacterium genome. Proteins encoded here:
- a CDS encoding peptide ABC transporter substrate-binding protein is translated as MDAPALRALAHDVTSGRLGRRRFLAILAGLGISAPLAAQLLPPRPARAQAPPAAARRGGPLRLLYWQAPTILNPHLATGVKDAAAARLFYEPLAAFDPEGNLVPQLAAELPTRDNGGLARDGTWVRWRLKKGVTWHDGRPLTADDCVFTWEYAADPATAATSISAYRDLERVEKLDDQTFRVLFKRPVPFWAIPFCGAAGVVLPRHVFERHRGGASREAPANLKPLGTGPFRAVDFRPGDTVRAERFPGYHTTGRPWFDTVEMKGGGDAASAARAVLQTGEYDFAWNMQVEDELLRRLEVNAKGKVLFTSSSSTEFVELNFSDPWKEVDGERASARTTHPLLTDPAVRGALAMLVDRGAIQQEIYGRQGETTPNFLVAPLRFRSPNTRWEFSVERASATLDAAGWKRGTDGVRVKDGRRLRLLFQTSTNAPRQKTQAIVKQACARAGIEVELKSVVASAYFSSDAANPDTVRHFYADLQMYQQLMGRPDPQLYMERFTSWQIASKENKWSLSNSGRWRSDEYDRLWRAAEGEMDPAKRAALFIKMNDLVVQNVVVIPVLWRNDATAVSARLRGVEISPWESNLWNIAQWRMEG
- the pdxA gene encoding 4-hydroxythreonine-4-phosphate dehydrogenase PdxA codes for the protein MTMHAPRIGITMGDPAGVGPEITVKALAVPEVAASCRAVVVGAGDALAAAIELLHAPLTLHRVKAVEDCRYAPGTVECLDLANVDMASLPRGAVSPEAGRAAYAYIETAVGLCQRRAIDGMVTAPINKEALAAAGHQHTGHTEILAKLSGTKDFAMLLMGKELRVIHVTTHVALRRVPELCTRERVGRVIALAQETMNFLGVARPRIAVCGLNPHAGEEGLFGDEEQREIGPAIESARRAGLDVHGPLPADTLFSRARGGEFDIVVAMYHDQGHVPVKTLGFTFDQKTGVWTGLSGVNVTVGLPFLRVSVDHGTAFDRAWKGIANPESMMEAIDVAVSMLGARAR
- a CDS encoding HAD family hydrolase, which encodes MVERLYDVVTFDCYGTLIDWEGGIGQAFAAEAVKIGHPVDTAAAVGLYVEVEAAVEKEGYRLYRDILAETARRVAARLAWPLPAERAGFLAESLPAWPQFPDTNAALRRLAAAGYRLGILSNVDDDLLVWSARFLAASFEIVITAQQVRSYKPASPHFVAARAVIGGARWVHAAQSHYHDITPCAALGIPAAWINRTHGAPSSPARALQTFPTLAGLADWLAP